In Aspergillus nidulans FGSC A4 chromosome II, a single window of DNA contains:
- a CDS encoding MFS transporter (transcript_id=CADANIAT00004665): MHASTPKLPVRQLLILSICRFAEPIAVTSYLPYLPEMIESVGVPQSEVAKWAGLTSAISSFSQAAMAVYWGTASDRFGRKPIILLGLTATMVLSLAFGLSKSLPMLITCRGMIGFMNGNVGIIRTMVAEMVQDKELQPRAFSIMPMVWTIGSIFGPSFGGSLARPTEKYPEIFGHSWFFKEYPFVLPNMVAGFFFIIGISTGFLFLHETLHTKQGYRDSGLVLGQMLTGLCTGNCRKVTKRLEDDETTPLLGERLPASKHQIKAEVKKHSWREVLNPQSVLILLAYTLMSVHTMAFESVLPVFLHTPVQHLQDNPDVQLPFKFVGGFGMVPSDSQRIGFFYTITGCIGIVMQFYVFPFCAKRFGVLNCVKASAAVFPIIYLLTPYIALVPESLRSISICLLILSKLTASIFNFPGITILLTNSAGSLSILGTLNGVATSMSAVGRAAGPAMLGPIFSLGLRAGFIILPWWFLCAISALAATPILWIVERDEFQDQDMGQSESSDESETEAERGTVHPAKSQTRTESNHGT, encoded by the exons ATGCATGCAAGCACTCCCAAGCTGCCAGTTCGGCAGCTTCTCATTCTCT CAATATGTCGCTTTGCAGAACCTA TCGCCGTGACTTCGTACCTACCGTACCTT CCTGAAATGATTGAAAGCGTCGGCGTCCCGCAATCTGAAGTCGCAAAATGGGCGGGTCTTACCTCGGCCATCTCGTCCTTTTCCCAGGCCGCTATGGCCGTTTACTGGGGTACGGCTTCAGACCGTTTCGGGCGCAAGCCCATCATCCTGCTCGGACTCACTGCCACCATGGTCCTGTCTCTAGCTTTCGGTCTGTCGAAATCGCTGCCTATGCTCATCACGTGCCGCGGTATGATCGGCTTCATGAATGGGAATGTTGGCATTATACGCACTATGGTGGCAGAGATGGTACAGGATAAGGAGCTGCAGCCTAGAGCGTTCAGTATAATGCCCATGGTTTGGACTATTGGGAGTATTTTTGGTCCATCGTTTGGAGGGTCTCTTGCAAGGCCGACGGAGAAGTATCCTGAGATTTTTGGCCACTCTTGGTTTTTTAAGGAGTATCCGTTTGTTCTGCCCAATATGGTTGCTGGGTTTTTCTTTATTATTGGTATCTCGACCGGGTTCTTGTTTCTACAT GAAACTCTACACACAAAACAAGGTTATCGTGATTCCGGTCTGGTCCTTGGCCAGATGCTCACTGGCCTTTGCACCGGTAATTGCCGGAAGGTCACAAAAAGgttggaggatgatgagacgACCCCTTTGCTTGGGGAGCGCTTGCCTGCATCCAAACACCAGATCAAGGCCGAAGTGAAAAAGCACAGCTGGAGAGAGGTGCTTAATCCGCAGTCCGTTTTAATTCTCTTAGCATACACCCTAATGTCAGTGCACACGATGGCGTTTGAGTCTGTTCTTCCAGTATTCCTGCACACACCTGTGCAGCACCTCCAGGACAATCCAGACGTCCAGCTGCCTTTCAAGTTCGTGGGTGGATTTGGCATGG TACCTTCAGACTCCCAGAGAATCGGCTTTTTCTACACCATAACGGGCTGCATCGGCATAGTAATGCAATTCTACGTCTTCCCCTTCTGCGCAAAACGCTTCGGTGTCCTAAACTGCGTCAAAGCCTCAGCCGCCGTTTTCCCCATTATCTACCTCCTGACGCCTTACATAGCGCTCGTCCCGGAATCTCTCCGCAGCATCTCAATATGCCTTTTAATTTTGTCCAAACTTACAGCATCGATTTTTAACTTCCCGGGTATTACGATCTTGCTCACGAATTCCGCAGGTAGTCTCAGTATTCTTGGAACGCTTAATGGTGTCGCGACGAGTATGAGCGCCGTTGGACGCGCCGCTGGGCCTGCCATGCTGGGCCCTATATTCTCCCTGGGGCTCAGGGCTGGCTTCATAATTTTGCCTTGGTGGTTCCTTTGTGCCATTTCTGCGCTTGCTGCAACTCCGATACTCTGGATTGTTGAAAGGGATGAGTTCCAAGATCAGGATATGGGGCAAAGCGAGAGTTCTGATGAGTCGGAGACGGAGGCTGAACGGGGCACCGTCCATCCGGCGAAGAGCCAGACCAGGACTGAGAGCAATCACGGTACCTAA
- a CDS encoding Yip1 family protein (transcript_id=CADANIAT00004667) — MSNQGYDVVVDVDAEGDDLGHTDLQEDLEFHPSNFENDQRNAKSHPDNAAFLGSGGGSSSRRNRSPGGTPTKHAWWSIHYYEQYFDVDTNEVLRRCVASVYPRSNFLDVLEGNADLYGPFWIATTVIVILFLTGTISQWLSNNDKEHFKYDFTLLSGAAGLVYGYTFALPIALWGALKWFGSSTADLVECWALYGYSNLVWIAVALVSWSPLTALNWALVGVGFAWTVFFLLRNLYPVLSATDAKASRALLILVIVLHAGFAIAIKILFFAHGSPVSKKGDSEKGRDDDKDDHDDHDKRMF, encoded by the exons ATGTCAAACCAGGGATACGACGTGGTAGTGGACGTGGACGCCGAA GGCGACGACCTCGGACACACCGACCTTCAGGAGGACCTCGAGTTCCACCCATCCA ACTTCGAAAACGACCAACGCAACGCCAAATCCCATCCCGACAATGCCGCCTTTCTAGGCAGCGGCGGAGGGTCATCCTCCCGCCGCAACAGGTCTCCAGGAGGCACACCAACCAAGCACGCATGGTGGTCAATCCACTACTACGAGCAATATTTCGACGTGGACACCAATGAGGTCCTCCGCCGCTGCGTGGCCTCTGTCTACCCGCGTAGCAACTTTCTCGACGTCCTCGAAGGCAATGCAGACCTCTACGGCCCTTTCTGGATCGCAACAACGGTTATCGTGATCCTCTTTCTTACAGGCACAATTTCACAATGGCTCTCGAACAACGACAAGGAGCACTTCAAGTACGACTTCACGCTGCTCTCTGGGGCGGCAGGCCTTGTCTACGGATACACATTTGCCTTGCCCATTGCACTCTGGGGTGCCCTGAAGTGGTTCGGCAGCTCAACAGCTGATCTGGTGGAGTGCTGGGCGCTCTACGGGTACTCGAATTTGGTTTGGATTGCGGTCGCGCTTGTTAGTTGGAGTCCGTTGACAGCGTTGAACTGGGCGCTTGTGGGGGTTGGCTTTGCATGGACGGTCTTTTTCCTACTTAGAAATCTGTATCCTGTGCTTAGTGCGACGGATGCGAAGGCTAGTCGGGCGCTGTTGATATTGGTCATTGTGTTGCATGCTGGGTTTGCGATTGCGATTAAGATCTTGTTCTTCGC ccatggaagccctGTTTCCAAGAAGGGTGATAGTGAGAAGGGTCGCGATGATGATAAGGACGACCATGATGACCACGACAAGCGCATGTTCTGA
- a CDS encoding M28 family metallopeptidase (transcript_id=CADANIAT00004666) has product MKEKAIMSPSETTPLLVPVQVAPQRHRYPHDKLRRACSYSLSLILAVALVLFLFPQALFPREGGSLWSYLPGAQPYPNTWPSGNGLDQEELQTLLLGTPSAARAREWSKYYTSGPHLTGKNLSQALWTKERWEEFGIADTKIATYDVYLNYPLDHRLALYQGGNISYEASLEEDVLEEDSTSGLPDRVPTFHGYSASGNVTASFVFVNFGTYADFEDLVNANVSLSGKIAIAKYGRVFRGLKVKRAQELGMVGVVLYDDPQTDGEYTEENGYKPYPEGPARNPSAVQRGSTQFLSIGFAPGDPTTPGYPSKPGCERQDPHHFIPSIPSIPVSNRDVLPLLKALNGHGPKASDFNEAWQGGGLAYKGVEYNIGPSPDDLVINLYNEQEYVTTPLWNVIGVIPGSLPDTIILGNHRDAWIAGGAGDPNSGSAVLNEVVRSFGEARRAGWKPLRTIVFASWDGEEYGLLGSTEWVEDHLPWLSKSNVAYLNVDVAASGTRLAPNASPLLNKLIYEITGLVQSPNQTVPGQTVRDVWDGYIGTMGSGSDFTAFQDFAGIPSYDLGFSPSSQDPVYHYHSNYDSFDWMQRFGDPDWLYHEACAKIWALAAAKLAETPVLFFNATDYSLGLEEYVDRIRPAADNLPNGLTFDFGPLYEAISRLQKTAIEFDAYAADLTSQLTEELPWYLWWKKVRLFFLIHEVNTKYKNIERQFLYQQGLDGRSWFKHVVFAPGLWTGYAGATYPGIVESLEAGDVANAAKWQYIVIERVKAATELLQ; this is encoded by the exons atgaaagagaaggctATTATGTCTCCCTCCGAGACAACTCCACTTCTTGTGCCGGTCCAGGTCGCTCCCCAGCGCCACCGATATCCTCATGACAAGCTACGCCGAGCCTGCAGTTATTCCCTAAGTCTAATCCTCGCAGTAGCCCTTGTCTTATTCCTATTCCCTCAGGCTCTTTTCCCCCGTGAGGGCGGTTCGCTCTGGTCGTATCTTCCTGGCGCACAGCCTTACCCCAATACCTGGCCGAGCGGCAACGGCCTTGATCAGGAGGAGCTCCAGACCCTCCTCCTGGGTACCCCGTCTGCGGCCCGTGCCCGCGAATGGAGCAAGTATTATACTTCAGGACCCCATCTTACAGGTAAAAACCTCAGCCAGGCGCTGTGGACAAAGGAGCGTTGGGAAGAATTCGGCATCGCTGATACCAAGATCGCTACTTATGACGTTTATCTCAACTACCCTCTCGACCATCGGCTGGCTTTATACCAAGGCGGTAACATCAGCTATGAAGCTTcgctggaagaggatgtcCTAGAGGAAGATAGTACCAGCGGTTTACCCGATCGCGTACCGACCTTCCACGGATATTCAGCAAGTGGAAACGTCACGGCTTCGTTCGTCTTTGTCAACTTTGGCACCTATGCCGACTTTGAGGACCTGGTCAATGCGAATGTTAGTCTCTCTGGCAAGATTGCGATTGCCAAGTATGGTCGCGTCTTCCGTGGTCTGAAAGTAAAGAGAGCGCAGGAGCTTGGCATGGTTGGCGTGGTTCTGTATGATGATCCACAAACAGATGGAGAGTACACGGAAGAGAATGGTTACAAACCATATCCCGAAGGCCCGGCGAGGAACCCCAGTGCTGTTCAGCGGGGTAGTACCCAATTCTTGA GTATAGGCTTTGCTCCCGGTGACCCTACTACTCCCGGCTATCCATCCAAGCCTGGTTGTGAGAGGCAGGATCCTCATCACTTTATTCCATCTATCCCGTCAATTCCCGTTTCCAATAGGgacgttcttcctcttctcaagGCCCTTAACGGCCATGGTCCAAAGGCATCCGACTTCAATGAGGCGTGGCAAGGCGGTGGTCTTGCATATAAGGGCGTGGAGTATAACATCGGACCTTCGCCGGATGATCTTGTCATCAACCTGTATAATGAGCAGGAATACGTGACTACTCCTCTATGGAACGTCATCGGTGTTATTCCAGGCTCGCTTCCTGATACCATCATTCTGGGCAACCATCGCGATGCCTGGATTGCCGGCGGTGCGGGAGATCCAAACAGTGGCTCGGCTGTGCTGAACGAGGTCGTTCGTAGCTTTGGTGAAGCTCGGCGCGCTGGCTGGAAGCCGCTCCGTACTATTGTCTTTGCCAGCTGGGATGGTGAAGAGTATGGGCTACTAGGTTCCACAGAGTGGGTAGAAGATCATCTCCCCTGGCTTTCCAAATCCAATGTTGCGTACCTGAACGTTGATGTCGCCGCGTCTGGAACCCGGCTTGCCCCCAACGCAAGCCCGCTTTTGAATAAGCTCATTTACGAAATCACTGGCCTTGTTCAGTCACCCAACCAGACCGTTCCGGGACAGACTGTCCGTGATGTCTGGGATGGTTACATTGGAACAATGGGTAGTGGCAGTGATTTCACTGCGTTCCAGGACTTCGCTGGCATTCCTAGTTACGATCTCGGATTTAGCCCCAGCAGCCAAGACCCTGTCTACCATTACCACTCCAATTACGACAGTTTTGACTGGATGCAGCGATTCGGCGACCCTGATTGGCTTTATCATGAAGCATGCGCCAAGATCTGGGCTCTGGCCGCCGCGAAGCTAGCCGAAACTCCCGTTTTATTCTTTAATGCCACTGACTACAGCCTTGGGTTGGAGGAGTATGTGGATCGGATCAGACCTGCTGCGGACAATCTTCCGAACGGCCTGACTTTTGACTTCGGTCCTCTCTACGAAGCGATTAGCAGGTTGCAGAAGACGGCAATTGAGTTCGATGCCTATGCAGCGGACCTGACGTCCCAGCTCACGGAGGAGCTTCCATGGTATCTCTGGTGGAAAAAAGTCCGGTTGTTCTTCCTGATCCATGAGGTCAACACTAAGTACAAAAATATCGAACGCCAATTCCTGTACCAGCAGGGATTAGACGGACGTAGCTGGTTCAAGCACGTGGTATTTGCCCCTGGTCTCTGGACTGGTTACGCCGGTGCGACATACCCCGGTATTGTGGAGAGCCTGGAAGCTGGAGACGTAGCTAACGCCGCG AAATGGCAGTATATCGTCATTGAGCGCGTCAAGGCTGCAACAGAACTGCTCCAGTAG